From Vicugna pacos chromosome 6, VicPac4, whole genome shotgun sequence, a single genomic window includes:
- the SPPL2A gene encoding signal peptide peptidase-like 2A yields the protein MGPQRALPTAAAALLWGFLLPLAAAQEAILHASGNGRPSPSKDYCMLYNPHWTALPSTLENASSISLMNLTTATLCNLSDIPPDGIKNKAVVVQWGTCHFLEKARIAQTGGAEALLVANNSVLFPPSGNKSEFQDVKILIAFINHKDFKDMMQTLGDNVTVKMYSPSWPNFDYTMVVIFVISVFTVALGGYWSGLIELESMKAVMNTEDREMKRKKEEYFTFSPLTVIIFVVICCIMMVLLYFFYKWLVYVMIAIFCIASAMSLYNCLAALIRKIPCGQCTIVCRGKSIEVRLIFLSGLCIAIAVVWAVFRNEDRWAWILQDILGIAFCLNLIKTLKLPNFKSCVILLGLLLLYDVFFVFITPFITKNGESIMVELAAGPFGNNEKLPVVIRVPKLAYFSVMSVCLMPVSILGFGDIIVPGLLIAYCRRFDVQNGSSIYYISSTIAYAVGMILTFVVLVLMKKGQPALLYLVPCTLITASVVAWRRKEMKKFWKGSGYQMMDHLDSAANEENPVTAGEQIVQQ from the exons ATGGGGCCGCAGCGGGCGCtgcccaccgccgccgccgccctgctCTGGGGCTTCCTGCTCCCGCTG GCAGCTGCTCAGGAAGCAATTCTGCACGCGTCTGGAAATGGCAGGCCTTCACCATCTAAGGACTACTGCATGCTGTATAACCCTCACTGGACAGCTCTTCCAAGTACCCTAGAAAATGCA TCTTCCATTAGTTTGATGAATCTGACTACCGCAACACTGTGCAACCTTTCTGATATTCCTCCTGATGGAATAAAGAACAAAGCAGTTGTGGTACAGTGGGGAACCTGTCATTTTCTTGAAAAAGCCAGAATTGCACAAACAGGAGGTGCTGAAGCTTTGTTGGTTGCCAATAACAGTGTCCTA tttcctCCCTCAGGGAACAAATCTGAATTTCAGGATGTGAAAATACTGATTGCTTTTATAAACCACAAAGACTTCAAAGATATGATGCAG ACTCTCGGAGATAATGTTACTGTGAAAATGTATTCTCCTTCGTGGCCTAACTTTGACTATACTATGGTGGTAATTTTTGTGATTTCTGTGTTCACTGTGGCATTAGGAGGATATTGGAGTGGACTAATTGAATT GGAAAGCATGAAGGCAGTgatgaacactgaagatagagaaatgaagagaaagaaggaagaatattTTACTTTTAGTCCTCTAACAGTTATAATATTTGTGGTCATCTGCTGTATTATGATggtcttactttatttcttctacaaatgGTTGG tttatgtTATGATAGCAATTTTCTGCATAGCATCAGCGATGAGTCTGTACAACTGTCTTGCTGCCCTAATTCGTAAGATACCATGTGGACAATGCAC GATAGTGTGTCGTGGCAAAAGCATTGAAGTGagacttatttttctctctggacTGTGCATAGCAATAGCTGTTGTTTGGGCTGTATTTCGAAATGAAGATAG GTGGGCttggattttgcaggatatcttGGGGATTGCTTTCTGTTTGAATTTAATTAAAACATTGAAGTTACCCAACTTCAAG TCATGTGTGATACTTctaggcctcctcctcctctatgatgtattttttgttttcataacaCCATTCATCACAAAG AATGGCGAGAGTATCATGGTTGAACTTGCAGCTGGACCCTTTGGAAATAATGAAAAG TTACCAGTGGTCATCAGGGTACCAAAGCTGGCCTATTTCTCAGTAATGAGTGTGTGCCTCATGCCAGTTTCTATATTGGGTTTTGGAGACATCATTGTACCAG gcctGTTGATTGCATACTGTAGAAGATTTGATGTTCAGAATGGTtcttctatatactatatttccTCCACAATTg CCTATGCTGTTGGCATGATACTTACATTTGTTGTTCTGGTGCTGATGAAAAAGGGGCAACCTGCTCTCCTCTATTTAGTACCTTGCACACTTATTACTGCCTCAGTTGTTGCTTGGAGACGTAAggaaatgaaaaagttctggaaaggtAGCGGCTACCAG